One part of the Mya arenaria isolate MELC-2E11 chromosome 3, ASM2691426v1 genome encodes these proteins:
- the LOC128226678 gene encoding alpha-tocopherol transfer protein-like: protein MSPNDPDAKYVCSFTDAEVNKAIVELKEHPADRLPAVRAFRKWIEEQSSWLTSPTDTKFLLAFLRISKFSQLTARERLSNFLASFNDSVSYLNGHDPADPKYLNILRASRVFTPLPQTDKEGRTIILGNYDNFDPTGNSYEYADFQRSILGVCHSLVFCDEHFQLNGVNFLMDYGAVTMKHITFGGSENMKKRAQHFQKALPVSIRQFHHYNNGPIFNVLLHILRPALPEKMRIRVFMHGHSMVSVYKEIPMELLPEEYLADDYQGDSAGSLQDITENNIKKLLLDPERRKFIKDLWSGRYGADLSRKPQLQDTTDGDLYGSFRKLNI from the exons ATGTCGCCAAACGATCCGGACGCGAAATACGTCTGCTCTTTCACTGACGCCGAGGTAAACAAGGCAATCGTAGAGCTAAAGGAGCATCCGGCAGACCGACTTCCGGCTGTACGCGCATTCCGGAAATGGATAGAGGAACAATCCTCGTGGCTAACCTCACCTACAG ACACTAAGTTCCTGCTGGCGTTCCTGCGAATCTCCAAATTCAGCCAGCTGACGGCTCGGGAGCGCCTCAGCAACTTCCTCGCCTCTTTCAACGACTCTGTCAGTTACCTTAACGGCCATGACCCCGCAGACCCCAAGTACCTCAATATCCTCAGGGCAAG TCGTGTGTTCACGCCATTACCGCAGACAGACAAAGAAGGTCGAACGATAATTCTCGGAAATTACG ACAATTTTGATCCCACGGGCAACTCCTATGAGTATGCAGACTTTCAGCGATCTATTCTTGGAGTGTGTCACTCCCTTGTCTTCTGTGATGAACATTTCCAATTGAATGGCGTCAACTTTCTCATGGATTACGGGGCTGTCACCATGAAACACATCACGTTTGGTGGCTCAGAAAACATGAAGAAACGGGCACAACATTTCCAG aaagcaCTACCCGTATCAATACGTCAATTCCACCACTATAATAATGGACCCATATTTAACGTGCTGCTCCATATCTTACGCCCTGCCTTACCTGAGAAAATGAGAATACGG GTGTTCATGCATGGGCACAGTATGGTCTCCGTGTACAAAGAGATCCCAATGGAGCTACTCCCGGAAGAGTATCTGGCGGACGACTACCAGGGCGACAGCGCCGGAAGTCTCCAGGATATCACAG AAAACAATATCAAGAAGCTTCTGTTGGACCCAGAGCGGCGGAAGTTCATCAAGGACCTTTGGAGCGGTCGGTACGGTGCGGACCTCAGCCGTAAACCTCAGCTCCAGGACACCACGGATGGCGACTTGTACGGCTCATTCCGGAAACtcaacatataa